One genomic segment of Hordeum vulgare subsp. vulgare chromosome 2H, MorexV3_pseudomolecules_assembly, whole genome shotgun sequence includes these proteins:
- the LOC123425293 gene encoding alanine aminotransferase 2-like, which yields MRRFVTDRARRAVSASLRGATRPAAPSPAPAAAPALSRPSPSAPSAMAAYMARAMSTSAAGTPPVSLDTINPKVLEFKYAVRGEIVTHAQKLEQELHKNPESLPFDEMLYCNIGNPHSLGQQPVTFFREVLSLCDHPALLDKSETHALYSSDAIERAWQILEKIPGRATGAYSHSQGVKGLRDEIAAGIAARDGFHASGDNIFLTDGASPAVHMMMQLLIRSEKDGILCPLPQYPLYSASIALHGGSFVPYFLDEETGWGLEVDELKKQVDEARSKGITVRALVVINPGNPTGQVLAEENQKKIVEFCKNEGLVLLADEVYQENIYVEDKQFHSFKKIARSMGYTDDDLPLVSFQSVSKGYYGECGKRGGYMEVTGFNADVREQIYKVASVNLCSNISGQILSSLIMSPPKVGDESYESFMVERDGILSSLARRAKALEEAFNSLEGITCNKAEGAMYLFPRLHLPQKVIGAAQAAGAAPDAYYALRLLQATGIVVVPGSGFGQAPGTYHFRCTILPQEDKIPAIISRFKEFHEKFMEEYCDVSCDEAPTSTTTESG from the exons ATGCGGCGCTTCGTCACCGACAGGGCGCGCCGCGCGGTGTCCGCTTCCCTGCGCGGCGCCACCAGACCAGCCGCGCCGTCTCCTGCTCCAGCTGCGGCACCGGCGCTGTCTCGACCTTCCCCTTCTGCTCCTTCGGCGATGGCGGCCTACATGGCGAGGGCCATGTCCACTTCGGCCGCCGGTACGCCGCCAGTGTCACTTGACACCATCAACCCCAAG GTCTTGGAGTTCAAATACGCTGTTCGTGGAGAGATTGTTACACATGCTCAG AAATTAGAACAAGAGTTACACAAAAATCCAGAATCGCTTCCTTTTGATGAG ATGCTCTATTGTAACATTGGAAATCCTCATTCCCTTGGTCAACAACCTGTGACATTTTTCAGAGAA GTCCTCTCTTTATGTGATCATCCAGCTCTCTTGGACAAAAGTGAGACTCATGCTCTATACAG TTCAGATGCTATAGAGAGAGCATGGCAAATTCTAGAGAAGATCCCAGGAAGAGCGACAGGGGCATATAGCCATAGTCAG GGTGTGAAAGGTTTGCGCGATGAAATTGCTGCCGGTATTGCTGCCCGTGATGGTTTCCATGCTAGTGGAGATAACATCTTCCTTACAGATGGAGCAAGCCCAGCA GTCCACATGATGATGCAGTTACTGATAAGGTCTGAGAAGGATGGCATTCTCTGCCCTCTTCCACAATACCCGCTGTATTCTGCATCAATAGCGCTTCATGGTGGCTCTTTT GTTCCTTATTTCCTTGACGAAGAGACAGGGTGGGGGCTAGAGGTTGACGAGCTTAAAAAACAAGTAGACGAGGCTCGATCTAAGGGTATCACCGTCAGAGCGCTCGTGGTCATAAATCCGGGAAACCCGACTGGACAG GTTCTTGCAGaggaaaaccaaaagaaaattgTTGAATTCTGCAAGAACGAAGGACTTGTTCTTCTTGCAGATGAG GTTTACCAAGAAAACATATATGTTGAGGATAAGCAGTTCCACTCTTTCAAAAAGATTGCACGGTCAATGGGATACACCGATGATGATCTTCCTTTGGTATCGTTCCAGTCAGTGTCGAAAG GTTACTATGGAGAATGTGGTAAACGAGGAGGCTACATGGAAGTAACTGGATTTAATGCCGATGTAAGGGAACAAATTTACAAGGTGGCATCAGTGAATCTTTGTTCCAATATCTCTGGCCAAATTCTCTCTAGCCTCATAATGAGCCCACCCAAG GTAGGGGATGAATCATATGAATCCTTCATGGTAGAGAGAGATGGTATTCTTTCATCCCTGGCTCGGCGTGCAAAG GCCTTGGAAGAAGCATTCAACAGTTTAGAAGGCATCACCTGCAACAAGGCTGAGGGTGCAATGTATTTGTTCCCTCGCCTTCATTTACCGCAGAAGGTGATTGGGGCTGCCCAAGCAGCTGGTGCTGCCCCAGATGCATACTATGCTCTCCGCCTTCTTCAAGCCACTGGAATTGTCGTCGTTCCTGGATCTGGATTTGGTCAG GCTCCTGGAACGTATCACTTCAGATGCACGATCTTGCCACAGGAGGACAAAATCCCTGCAATCATATCCAGATTCAAGGAATTCCATGAGAAATTCATGGAGGAATACTGTGATGTTAGCTGTGATGAAGCACCCACCAGTACTACAACTGAAAGCGGATGA
- the LOC123425294 gene encoding F-box only protein 13-like: MAAALAASGGKKRKCQELSAPELGQLHEDMLERVLARLPPASFFRLRGVCRRWSEAAGSPAFLAACARVPSRDPWFLMLSDQQEDEQRPPCPAVAFDAAEKTWARCRGAPGPVPVAAAGGLVLYRAPETGALTVANPLSGVSRALPPPPPAAAPDALYAVAMYGSPYRVVLILGDLPHLSMTLFDSSKNAWEDAVPLSRKTEASPADVQAPHDDGDDDIDEDMDGDGDGAVYYLSKSGDVMVSSTQRSASRQYSSAVTCRSDGGEAVAYFLSHSGAVVACDLARRVFSELPRILPVHSEYSIDVVACDGRAYVVVLSEYLDTASLRVWEFSDGAWRQVAAMPPAMSHALYGKKADVNCVGHGGRVMVCVSSGDADANGCFMCDVGSNAWEELPRCAGGDGEAMDFVAAFSFEPRMEVAV, from the coding sequence atggcggcggcaCTGGCTGCGAGCGGCGGCAAGAAGCGCAAGTGCCAAGAGCTGTCTGCGCCTGAGCTGGGGCAGCTCCACGAGGACATGCTCGAGCGCGTGCTCGCGCGCCTCCCGCCCGCCAGCTTCTTCCGCCTCCGCGGCGTGTGCCGGCGGTGGAGCGAGGCCGCGGGGTCGCCTGCCTTCCTCGCCGCCTGCGCGCGCGTCCCCTCCCGGGACCCCTGGTTTCTCATGCTGTCCGACCAACAGGAGGACGAGCAGCGCCCACCCTGCCCCGCCGTCGCGTTCGACGCCGCCGAGAAGACCTGGGCGCGGTGCCGTGGCGCTCCTGGCCCAGTGCCGGTGGCCGCCGCGGGTGGGCTCGTGCTCTACCGCGCACCTGAAACCGGCGCGCTCACCGTGGCCAACCCGCTCAGCGGCGTCTCCCGGGcgctcccgccgccgcctccggccGCCGCACCAGACGCGCTCTACGCCGTGGCCATGTACGGGTCACCCTACCGCGTGGTCCTCATCCTGGGCGACCTTCCGCACCTGTCCATGACGTTGTTCGACTCCTCCAAGAACGCCTGGGAGGACGCCGTGCCTCTGTCGCGGAAGACAGAGGCCTCGCCCGCGGACGTGCAAGCGCcgcacgacgacggcgacgacgacattgACGAGGACatggacggcgacggcgacggcgcggTCTATTACCTGAGCAAGTCCGGCGACGTGATGGTGTCCAGCACGCAGCGCAGCGCGTCGAGGCAGTACTCGTCCGCCGTGACGTGCCGCAGCGACGGCGGCGAGGCCGTGGCCTACTTCCTGAGCCACTCGGGCGCGGTGGTGGCGTGCGACCTGGCGCGCCGCGTGTTCTCGGAGCTCCCGCGGATCCTGCCGGTGCACTCCGAGTACTCGATCGACGTGGTGGCCTGCGACGGCCGGGCCTACGTTGTGGTCCTCTCGGAGTACCTGGACACGGCGAGCCTGCGCGTGTGGGAGTTCTCCGACGGCGCGTGGCGGCAGGTGGCCGCGATGCCCCCGGCCATGTCGCACGCCTTGTACGGCAAGAAGGCGGACGTGAACTGCGTCGGGCACGGCGGGCGCGTGATGGTCTGCGTCAGCTCCGGCGACGCGGACGCCAACGGGTGCTTCATGTGCGACGTGGGAAGCAACGCGTGGGAGGAGCTGCCGCGGTGcgccggcggcgacggcgaggccaTGGACTTCGTGGCCGCCTTCTCCTTCGAGCCGAGAATGGAGGTCGCCGTCTGA